One window from the genome of Deinococcus sp. NW-56 encodes:
- a CDS encoding CAP domain-containing protein has protein sequence MSALKQVLLVGGLLSLAACGSVPSAPSAPAAQVPAVTPAAGTLEAQASAGTLVVGQTRQLNVTVGGRAPYPGELTWTTSNAAVATVTQTGLVTATGAGNAVIRAALTNYRSSYIDFTLTVTAATAPAPTPTPAPAPAPTTPSGYAGRVLELTNAARAQARSCGATSFAAAPALTYNAQLEQAAQGHATDMATRNYFSHTSLDGRTMAQRISATGYAWRTIGENIAAGQTTPEQVVAGWLASEGHCRNIMNPSFRELGVGYAQGGSYRHYWVQNFGAR, from the coding sequence ATGTCTGCTCTGAAGCAAGTTCTGCTGGTCGGCGGCCTCCTGTCTCTCGCGGCGTGCGGTTCGGTCCCCTCCGCTCCCTCTGCCCCGGCCGCGCAGGTGCCCGCCGTCACCCCGGCTGCCGGGACGCTGGAGGCCCAGGCCAGCGCGGGAACCCTGGTGGTGGGGCAGACCCGGCAGCTCAACGTGACGGTCGGGGGCCGCGCCCCCTACCCCGGTGAGCTGACCTGGACCACCAGCAACGCCGCCGTCGCCACCGTGACCCAGACCGGACTGGTGACGGCCACGGGCGCCGGGAACGCCGTGATTCGCGCGGCGCTCACCAATTACCGCAGCTCCTACATCGACTTCACCCTGACCGTGACGGCGGCGACCGCTCCCGCCCCCACGCCGACCCCGGCCCCGGCGCCCGCGCCGACCACGCCGAGCGGCTACGCCGGGCGCGTGCTGGAGCTGACGAACGCCGCCCGTGCTCAGGCCCGCAGCTGCGGCGCGACCAGCTTCGCGGCGGCGCCCGCGCTGACCTACAACGCGCAGCTCGAGCAGGCCGCGCAGGGCCACGCGACCGACATGGCGACGCGCAACTACTTCAGCCACACCAGCCTCGACGGGCGCACGATGGCGCAGCGCATCTCCGCGACCGGGTACGCGTGGCGCACCATCGGGGAGAACATCGCCGCCGGGCAGACCACTCCGGAGCAGGTCGTGGCGGGCTGGCTCGCCAGCGAGGGCCACTGCCGCAACATCATGAACCCCAGCTTCCGAGAACTCGGTGTGGGCTACGCGCAGGGCGGCAGCTACCGCCACTACTGGGTGCAGAACTTCGGCGCCCGCTGA
- a CDS encoding HDIG domain-containing metalloprotein, which produces MPRLSVAARVRRKARGYLGKAARLARSLSVRLAAPQDGWATGHLTPAEARVFLGMDPRDREHACRVTRHLLRDHPAAPPEVVAAALLHDCGKSIRPYRVAERVLVGLVPNRVARLLPFGALSVRAYHPELGAELLARAGARPRVARLVARHHHAGADPEAALLHHYDDLE; this is translated from the coding sequence GTGCCCCGCCTGTCGGTGGCCGCGCGGGTTCGGCGCAAGGCGCGGGGCTATCTGGGCAAGGCCGCCCGGCTGGCCCGCAGCCTGAGCGTCCGCCTCGCGGCCCCGCAGGACGGCTGGGCGACCGGGCACCTGACCCCCGCCGAGGCCCGCGTCTTCCTGGGGATGGACCCGCGTGACCGGGAGCACGCCTGCCGGGTCACCCGTCACCTGCTGCGCGACCATCCGGCGGCCCCTCCCGAGGTGGTCGCGGCCGCGCTGCTGCACGACTGTGGCAAGAGCATTCGCCCCTACCGGGTGGCCGAGCGTGTGCTCGTGGGGCTGGTGCCCAACCGGGTGGCCCGGCTGCTGCCCTTCGGGGCCTTGTCGGTGCGGGCGTACCACCCGGAACTGGGTGCCGAGCTGCTCGCGCGGGCGGGGGCGCGGCCCCGCGTGGCCCGGCTGGTGGCCCGGCACCACCACGCGGGCGCCGACCCCGAAGCGGCGCTGCTGCACCACTACGACGATCTGGAATAG
- the trxB gene encoding thioredoxin-disulfide reductase gives MTSTPVSTQDFDVVIIGGGPAGLTAAIYTGRGGLSTLVLEKGLPGGQIAQTEEVENYPGFPEPIPGMELAQRMVQQAEKFGARIEMEEVEAIERDEYAHEYPFTVRGYGGTYRARSVILATGANPRRLNIPGEEHFWGKGVSTCATCDGFFYRGKKVVVIGGGDAAVEEGLFLTKFADEVTLIHRRDTLRANKVAQARAFANPKMKYIWNTVVEEIQGADHVTGVRLKNLETGEVSELPTDGVFIFIGHVPNTDFVKDVVALRSDGYVEVTDEIYTSVPLLFAAGDVSDHVYRQLATSVGAGTRAAMSAERALAALEAGAGEAAAD, from the coding sequence ATGACGAGCACTCCCGTGTCCACCCAGGACTTCGACGTGGTGATTATCGGCGGCGGACCGGCCGGGCTGACGGCGGCCATCTACACGGGGCGCGGCGGCCTGAGCACGTTGGTGCTGGAAAAGGGGTTGCCCGGCGGCCAGATCGCCCAGACCGAGGAGGTCGAGAACTACCCCGGCTTTCCCGAGCCGATTCCCGGCATGGAACTCGCCCAGCGCATGGTGCAGCAGGCCGAGAAGTTCGGTGCCCGCATCGAGATGGAGGAGGTCGAGGCCATTGAGCGTGACGAGTACGCGCACGAGTACCCCTTCACGGTGCGCGGCTACGGCGGCACCTACCGCGCCCGGAGCGTGATTCTGGCGACCGGGGCCAATCCCCGCCGCCTGAACATCCCCGGCGAGGAACACTTCTGGGGCAAGGGCGTCTCGACCTGCGCGACCTGCGACGGCTTCTTCTACCGGGGCAAGAAGGTCGTGGTGATTGGGGGCGGGGACGCCGCCGTCGAGGAGGGTCTGTTCCTGACCAAGTTCGCGGACGAGGTCACCCTGATCCACCGCCGCGACACTCTGCGGGCGAACAAGGTCGCGCAGGCCCGCGCCTTTGCCAACCCCAAGATGAAGTACATCTGGAACACGGTCGTCGAGGAGATTCAGGGCGCGGATCACGTGACGGGCGTGCGCCTGAAGAACCTGGAGACGGGCGAGGTCAGCGAGCTGCCCACTGACGGGGTGTTCATCTTTATCGGGCACGTGCCCAACACCGACTTCGTGAAGGACGTGGTGGCCCTGCGCTCCGACGGCTACGTGGAGGTCACCGACGAGATCTACACGAGCGTGCCCCTGCTGTTTGCCGCCGGGGACGTGTCGGACCACGTCTACCGTCAGCTCGCCACCAGCGTGGGCGCGGGCACCCGCGCGGCCATGAGCGCCGAGCGTGCCCTGGCCGCGCTGGAGGCCGGAGCGGGAGAAGCGGCTGCGGACTGA
- a CDS encoding 30S ribosomal protein S1 produces MEDQTQTPAAEGGTTQPTPGTEQVTSGQVTSEQATQAQAAPVQASAPEEREYPAMTMEDVLASESTEHQMVSRGDIVDGTVVFIGNEGIAVDVGAKVEGTIPLNQIGDEPVTLEEAQTMYKPGDKIEAYVVRVDLANSQIVLSKKRADQDKGWRVLEKMQENDEAFEVEVLEKVRGGLVAQVEGIRAFLPASQVDTRRVNDLDPYVGKPLMVKLIELNRKRNRVIISHRAIMEAQKAKAREATVGQLVPGAQFEGEVVEITDFGVFVNLGGIDGLVHRSELTYGRFNHPRDVVKVGDKVQVQVIDVDEGRERINLSMKALTQDPWEGAVDRYSIGQRVKGKVTNLTNFGAFVELESGLEGLVHVSEMSWTKRVRHPNEVMKEGDEVEAVILRIDPKERRISLGIRQTTDDPWSALPDRYPPGTPVKGKITGMTDFGVFMEIEEGIEGLIHISELDTARVNNPADLFKKGDEIEAVILNIDPVEQRASLSRRRALGGGGPVRDYVSQGGGSRSDRYSGGGGQGGGNRGGGRGGRGGGADYNYNAKDAQQGGKISTKLGDVYADLFAQFGLGGDKKDEGSTPADTTEGTEKQGE; encoded by the coding sequence ATGGAAGACCAGACCCAGACCCCCGCCGCTGAGGGCGGGACCACTCAGCCCACGCCGGGCACCGAGCAAGTCACCAGCGGGCAAGTCACCAGCGAGCAGGCGACGCAGGCCCAGGCCGCGCCCGTCCAGGCGAGCGCCCCCGAGGAACGCGAGTACCCCGCTATGACCATGGAGGACGTGCTCGCCAGCGAGTCGACCGAGCACCAGATGGTGTCGCGCGGTGACATCGTGGACGGCACCGTCGTGTTCATCGGCAACGAGGGCATCGCGGTAGATGTCGGCGCCAAGGTGGAGGGCACCATTCCCCTCAACCAGATTGGTGACGAGCCGGTCACGCTGGAAGAAGCCCAGACGATGTACAAGCCCGGTGACAAGATCGAGGCGTATGTCGTGCGGGTGGACCTCGCCAACAGCCAGATCGTTCTCTCCAAGAAGCGGGCCGACCAGGACAAGGGCTGGCGCGTGCTCGAGAAGATGCAGGAGAACGACGAGGCCTTCGAGGTCGAGGTGCTCGAGAAGGTGCGCGGCGGCCTCGTCGCGCAGGTCGAGGGCATCCGGGCCTTCCTGCCCGCGTCGCAGGTCGACACCCGCCGGGTCAACGACCTCGATCCCTACGTTGGCAAGCCCCTGATGGTGAAGCTGATTGAGCTGAACCGCAAGCGTAACCGCGTGATCATCAGCCACCGCGCCATCATGGAGGCCCAGAAGGCCAAGGCGCGCGAGGCGACGGTCGGCCAGCTCGTTCCCGGTGCGCAGTTCGAGGGCGAGGTCGTGGAGATCACGGACTTCGGCGTCTTCGTCAACCTCGGCGGCATCGACGGGCTGGTGCACCGCAGTGAACTGACCTACGGCCGCTTCAACCACCCCCGCGACGTGGTCAAGGTGGGCGACAAGGTGCAGGTGCAGGTCATTGACGTGGACGAGGGCCGCGAGCGCATCAACCTCTCCATGAAGGCCCTGACCCAGGACCCCTGGGAGGGTGCTGTCGACCGCTACTCCATCGGCCAGCGCGTGAAGGGCAAGGTCACCAACCTGACCAACTTCGGTGCGTTCGTGGAGCTGGAGTCGGGCCTCGAGGGCCTGGTCCACGTCAGCGAGATGAGCTGGACCAAGCGCGTGCGTCACCCCAACGAGGTCATGAAGGAAGGCGACGAGGTCGAGGCCGTCATCCTGCGCATCGACCCCAAGGAGCGCCGCATCTCCCTCGGCATTCGTCAGACCACCGACGATCCCTGGAGCGCGCTGCCTGACCGTTACCCGCCCGGCACGCCCGTCAAGGGCAAGATCACCGGCATGACCGACTTCGGCGTCTTCATGGAGATCGAGGAGGGCATCGAGGGCCTGATTCACATCAGCGAACTCGACACGGCGCGCGTGAACAACCCCGCCGACCTCTTCAAGAAGGGCGACGAGATCGAGGCCGTGATCCTGAACATCGACCCCGTCGAGCAGCGGGCGAGCCTCTCGCGCCGCCGTGCCCTCGGTGGCGGCGGCCCGGTGCGCGACTACGTCAGCCAGGGCGGCGGCAGCCGCAGCGACCGTTACAGCGGTGGCGGCGGTCAAGGCGGCGGCAACCGTGGCGGCGGCCGTGGTGGGCGCGGCGGCGGCGCTGACTACAACTACAACGCCAAGGACGCCCAGCAGGGCGGCAAGATCAGCACGAAGCTGGGCGACGTGTACGCCGACCTCTTCGCGCAGTTCGGCCTCGGCGGCGACAAGAAGGACGAGGGCAGCACCCCCGCCGACACCACGGAAGGCACCGAGAAGCAGGGCGAGTAA
- a CDS encoding Gfo/Idh/MocA family protein, with translation MTASLTWGILGAARIARALIPAIRADGGEVTVLGTREPHSERVQAFAREWGIGRVGTYADVIASDVGAIYNPLPNDAHRPWTEAALRAGKHALTEKPLTLNAGEAQTLADTAAETGRVLLEAFAYRFQPHVARLREIVVSDELGEVRAFRGAFGFPLTNPDDFRWEAEMGGGALYDVGCYPVSLARLLLGEPRAVTAQARWTPGGVDLGLSGTLDFGGTLASIDCAFDWGPAPTQRLTVVGTQGSLELDGAFESHNGAPLTLRVRTKAGERREAFALHNGYAAMVAHFGRVVRGEEEARFPPQDAVRQARVLDALFAAAREGRTVTVG, from the coding sequence ATGACCGCTTCCCTGACCTGGGGCATTCTCGGCGCGGCGCGGATCGCCCGTGCCCTCATTCCCGCGATCCGTGCCGACGGGGGCGAAGTGACGGTGCTGGGCACCCGCGAGCCGCACTCGGAACGGGTGCAGGCTTTCGCGCGGGAATGGGGCATCGGGCGGGTGGGCACCTACGCCGACGTGATCGCCTCGGACGTGGGGGCGATCTACAACCCGCTCCCCAACGATGCCCATCGCCCCTGGACCGAGGCCGCGCTGCGGGCGGGCAAACACGCCCTGACGGAAAAGCCGCTGACACTGAACGCGGGGGAGGCGCAGACGCTGGCAGATACCGCCGCCGAGACGGGCCGGGTATTGCTGGAGGCGTTCGCCTACCGCTTTCAGCCCCACGTGGCCCGGCTGCGGGAGATCGTGGTCTCGGACGAACTGGGGGAGGTCCGGGCGTTCCGGGGCGCTTTCGGCTTTCCACTGACCAATCCAGACGACTTCCGCTGGGAGGCCGAGATGGGCGGGGGGGCGCTCTACGACGTGGGGTGCTACCCGGTCAGTCTGGCCCGCCTCCTGCTGGGCGAGCCACGAGCGGTGACAGCCCAGGCGCGGTGGACGCCGGGGGGCGTGGACCTGGGCCTGAGCGGGACGCTGGACTTTGGTGGGACGCTGGCGAGCATCGACTGCGCCTTCGACTGGGGTCCGGCACCCACCCAGCGGCTCACGGTGGTGGGCACGCAGGGCAGCCTGGAGCTGGACGGAGCCTTCGAGAGCCACAACGGGGCACCCTTGACCCTGCGGGTCCGCACCAAGGCGGGCGAGCGTCGTGAGGCGTTTGCTCTCCACAACGGGTACGCGGCGATGGTGGCCCACTTCGGCCGGGTCGTGCGGGGGGAGGAGGAGGCCCGCTTTCCCCCGCAGGACGCGGTGCGGCAGGCGCGGGTGCTGGACGCGCTGTTCGCGGCGGCGCGGGAGGGGCGGACGGTCACGGTGGGCTGA
- a CDS encoding DNA internalization-related competence protein ComEC/Rec2, translating to MLGRHAASPVASTPATLSGTRASAGRLAWPIPLALGVIGGILLGLGLVWGGLVMLAGVVLAALDRRPLLGLLAVVGLGLGFGSERLNAAKPDPLTPWVGALVTLRGEWDGQFLRLADPPARVALSPKPTQPPGHLTVSGRLVRPEGRRLPGGFDQAGWLRGQGGLLVPTPTTVLAAAEVRAHTPEGGWRGWFRRGLTAGLNDRQAALMQAIELGDRGDIGREEFAEGYSVRDAFARSGLSHLMALSGQNVALLTGVVVWLLIRLRVQVAWRYAVAAALLIPYLMLVGVSPSILRAVLMGFAVLVAFALGRGRPDPYGTVALAAVACLLPFPLWLLDVGFQLSFLAVLGLTLSGKLAARLPGRWPMALRLALVATVLAELATLPVIAGTFGQLPLVGLPANLVAGVIMAALVPLGFLAGLLGPLGVVLSPLTGLLASALLFVVEVFGKAPVLTWGNVGAGGFVAYGVAALAGVLWLLGRVRAPVALGTALSCALLTSLPGWIRPAHELVFLDVGQGDSTLIRSRGLEVLVDGGGSVGSDYDVGTRTVVPALRALGVRGLDVVVATHADTDHIEGLSGVLRSLPVGELWIGQRKTDDPVLAELLAVAREEGVPVREVRRGDRVEAGGVRLTVLWPEGRFWSSEDNDNSVALTVEAGDFRAALLGDLDAWGEARVGVGDLDLLKAAHHGSRHSTGEAVLRESTPADVLVSVGRNTYGHPHPDVLERIGAAGAKVWRTDQLGTVRWPLP from the coding sequence ATGCTGGGACGGCACGCCGCTTCTCCTGTTGCCTCAACCCCGGCAACCCTCAGCGGCACACGGGCCTCCGCCGGACGCCTCGCTTGGCCTATCCCGCTCGCTCTCGGCGTGATCGGCGGCATCCTGCTGGGCTTGGGACTGGTTTGGGGCGGGCTGGTCATGCTGGCCGGTGTGGTGCTCGCTGCGCTGGATCGCCGTCCGCTCCTCGGCCTTCTCGCGGTCGTGGGCCTGGGGCTGGGCTTCGGTTCCGAGCGCCTGAACGCCGCCAAACCGGACCCACTGACCCCCTGGGTGGGTGCCCTCGTCACCCTGCGCGGCGAGTGGGACGGGCAATTTCTGCGGCTGGCCGATCCCCCGGCGCGGGTGGCCCTGTCGCCCAAACCGACCCAGCCACCGGGCCACCTCACCGTGAGTGGCCGTCTGGTGCGCCCCGAGGGGCGGCGCCTTCCGGGCGGGTTCGATCAGGCGGGGTGGCTGCGTGGGCAGGGTGGGCTGCTGGTCCCCACGCCGACGACGGTGCTCGCCGCCGCCGAGGTCCGCGCCCACACCCCGGAAGGCGGCTGGCGCGGCTGGTTCCGCCGGGGCCTGACCGCCGGGCTGAACGATCGGCAGGCCGCGCTGATGCAGGCCATCGAGCTGGGCGACCGGGGCGACATCGGCCGCGAGGAGTTCGCGGAAGGGTATTCGGTGCGCGACGCCTTCGCCCGCTCGGGCCTCTCGCACCTGATGGCCCTCAGCGGGCAGAACGTGGCCCTGCTGACCGGGGTGGTCGTGTGGCTGCTGATCCGGCTACGGGTGCAGGTGGCGTGGCGCTACGCGGTGGCCGCCGCGCTGCTCATTCCTTACCTGATGTTGGTGGGCGTCTCGCCCAGCATCCTGCGGGCGGTGCTGATGGGCTTCGCCGTGCTCGTTGCCTTCGCACTCGGACGCGGCAGACCCGACCCCTACGGCACAGTCGCGCTCGCGGCGGTGGCCTGCCTGCTGCCCTTTCCGCTGTGGTTGCTGGACGTGGGCTTTCAGCTCTCTTTCCTCGCGGTGCTGGGGCTGACCCTCTCGGGCAAGCTGGCCGCCCGGCTGCCGGGCCGATGGCCGATGGCCCTGCGCCTCGCCCTCGTCGCCACCGTGCTGGCCGAACTCGCCACCCTGCCCGTCATCGCGGGCACCTTCGGGCAACTGCCGCTCGTCGGCCTGCCCGCCAACCTTGTGGCGGGGGTGATCATGGCCGCGCTGGTGCCCCTGGGATTTCTAGCGGGGTTGCTGGGACCATTGGGCGTGGTCCTGAGTCCGCTGACGGGCCTGCTCGCCTCGGCGCTGCTGTTCGTCGTGGAGGTCTTCGGCAAAGCCCCGGTGCTGACCTGGGGCAACGTGGGTGCGGGAGGCTTCGTGGCTTACGGGGTGGCCGCGCTCGCCGGGGTGCTATGGCTGCTGGGGCGGGTGAGAGCACCTGTGGCGCTGGGTACTGCGCTGAGTTGTGCTCTCCTGACGTCCCTGCCAGGCTGGATTCGCCCTGCCCACGAACTCGTCTTTCTGGACGTGGGCCAGGGCGACAGCACCCTGATCCGCTCGCGGGGGCTGGAGGTTCTCGTGGATGGCGGCGGCTCGGTCGGCTCCGACTACGACGTGGGCACCCGCACGGTCGTTCCCGCGCTGCGGGCGCTGGGGGTGAGGGGACTGGACGTGGTGGTGGCGACCCACGCGGACACGGATCACATCGAGGGCCTCTCCGGCGTCCTGCGCTCGTTGCCCGTGGGCGAACTGTGGATCGGCCAGCGCAAGACCGACGATCCTGTGCTGGCCGAGCTTCTCGCTGTCGCACGTGAAGAAGGTGTGCCCGTCCGTGAGGTCCGCCGGGGCGACCGGGTGGAGGCTGGGGGCGTGCGCCTCACCGTCCTGTGGCCCGAGGGCCGCTTCTGGTCCAGCGAGGACAACGACAACAGCGTCGCCCTGACCGTCGAGGCGGGCGACTTCCGCGCCGCTCTGCTGGGCGACCTGGATGCCTGGGGCGAGGCGCGGGTGGGCGTGGGCGACCTCGACCTGCTCAAGGCCGCCCACCACGGCAGCCGTCACAGCACGGGTGAGGCCGTGCTTCGGGAGAGCACCCCCGCCGACGTGCTGGTCAGCGTGGGGCGCAATACTTACGGGCACCCCCACCCGGATGTGCTGGAACGAATCGGCGCTGCGGGAGCGAAGGTCTGGCGCACCGATCAACTCGGGACGGTGCGCTGGCCGTTGCCGTGA
- a CDS encoding ComEA family DNA-binding protein, with the protein MLPTERHWTALLAGGLLAVGALTLGPALRPPVSTPTVTRVALPLPPTPPEAAPEYPTTGSVTPLISGRLNLNTATPEQLEALPRIGPALAARIVAGRPYRSLADLDRVKGIGPSTLADLTPLVTF; encoded by the coding sequence GTGCTTCCCACCGAACGGCACTGGACAGCCCTGCTCGCGGGCGGCCTGCTGGCCGTGGGGGCGCTGACGCTGGGACCTGCCTTGCGCCCGCCTGTCAGTACCCCCACCGTGACGCGGGTGGCCCTGCCGCTGCCCCCCACGCCGCCTGAGGCTGCGCCGGAGTACCCCACCACCGGCAGCGTGACGCCGCTCATCTCCGGCCGCTTGAACCTGAACACGGCCACCCCGGAACAGCTTGAAGCCCTCCCGCGCATCGGCCCTGCCCTCGCGGCCCGGATCGTGGCCGGGCGGCCCTACCGCTCGCTGGCTGACCTCGACCGGGTGAAGGGCATCGGCCCCTCGACCCTCGCTGACCTCACGCCCCTCGTCACCTTCTGA
- the yedA gene encoding drug/metabolite exporter YedA, which yields MTSVPASRAARLTPTVLLCLALVYVLWGSTYFGIKVAIESLPPMGMLALRFLAAGALLYGFLRWRGAPAPTAREWRASALVGLLLLGGGTGLVTLAERDASSSVAAMVIAVSPLFASLFARLWGERTSGREWVGIGIGLVGIVLLNVGELRATPLAAALLILAPLCWTFGSQWSRRLPLPAGLMGSAAEMLTGAVLLGGLSLVMGERWGTPTPASLWALGYLAVFGSLVAYSAYMYLVAHTRPALATSYAYVNPVVAVLLGVGLGGESLTGLGWLALAVILAGVVLVVWPRGGTSAPEA from the coding sequence GTGACCTCCGTCCCCGCCTCCCGCGCCGCTCGCCTCACGCCCACCGTCTTGCTGTGCCTCGCCCTGGTGTATGTGCTGTGGGGCAGCACCTATTTCGGCATCAAGGTGGCGATCGAGAGCCTGCCGCCGATGGGGATGCTCGCGTTGCGCTTTCTGGCAGCAGGGGCGCTGCTGTACGGGTTCCTGCGCTGGCGCGGAGCACCGGCTCCGACCGCGCGGGAGTGGCGGGCCTCGGCGCTGGTGGGCCTCTTGCTGCTGGGGGGCGGCACCGGGCTGGTCACCCTGGCCGAGCGCGACGCGAGCAGCAGCGTGGCGGCGATGGTGATCGCGGTGTCTCCCCTCTTTGCCTCGCTGTTCGCGCGGCTGTGGGGCGAGCGCACCAGCGGGCGCGAGTGGGTGGGCATCGGGATCGGGCTGGTCGGCATCGTGCTGCTGAACGTGGGCGAGCTGCGGGCCACGCCGCTGGCCGCCGCGCTCCTCATCCTGGCCCCGCTGTGCTGGACCTTCGGCAGCCAGTGGTCGCGCCGCCTGCCCCTCCCCGCCGGGCTGATGGGCAGCGCTGCCGAGATGCTGACGGGCGCCGTGCTGCTGGGGGGGCTGAGCCTGGTGATGGGCGAGCGCTGGGGCACGCCCACCCCGGCCAGCCTGTGGGCGCTGGGTTACCTGGCGGTGTTCGGGAGCCTCGTCGCCTACAGCGCCTACATGTACCTCGTGGCGCACACCCGCCCCGCGCTGGCGACGAGCTACGCCTACGTCAACCCGGTCGTGGCCGTGCTGCTGGGCGTCGGCCTGGGTGGCGAGAGCTTGACCGGGCTGGGGTGGCTGGCGCTCGCCGTGATTCTGGCGGGGGTGGTGCTGGTGGTGTGGCCGCGTGGGGGGACATCGGCACCGGAAGCGTGA
- a CDS encoding methyltransferase domain-containing protein codes for MPRPARPSPSRQKNPTFTRPQKPKGDHRARQPAHEYVLEALPGLEEVAAEELRGVPLARDLRGLRFWYPGDPERLTRLRGAVAAYRVRAWDVPRPRGLLGHQQLGELTAFLGEVVRWGGHRSFRLAAAGRESAVMTRLAEELSRGLNLPFDPEEGELLVRLRPQEGGPGWEVLARITPRPLSARAWRVCNRGGGLNATIAFALHRLAGVREEDRIFNPMAGSGTLLVERALLGPSAAMVGVDLDPEAVACARANLQAAGREVEVAAVDALATGLPPRSFDLIVCDLPWGDAIGSHRANAALYPAFLTEMHRLLSRHGRLAVVTHEIRLFEGLLRDQDRWHVRELFQVYSGGHHPKGYLLSKR; via the coding sequence ATGCCCCGCCCCGCCCGCCCCAGCCCGTCCCGCCAGAAGAATCCCACCTTCACCCGCCCGCAGAAACCGAAGGGCGACCACCGCGCCCGCCAGCCCGCCCACGAGTACGTGCTGGAGGCGTTGCCCGGCCTGGAGGAGGTCGCCGCTGAGGAGCTGCGCGGGGTGCCCCTCGCCCGCGACCTCCGGGGTTTGCGCTTCTGGTATCCCGGCGACCCCGAGCGCCTGACCCGGCTGCGCGGGGCGGTGGCGGCCTACCGGGTGCGGGCCTGGGACGTGCCCCGGCCACGCGGCCTGCTGGGGCACCAGCAACTCGGGGAACTGACGGCTTTTCTGGGGGAAGTCGTGCGCTGGGGGGGCCACCGTTCCTTCCGGCTGGCGGCGGCGGGCCGCGAGTCGGCGGTGATGACCCGGCTGGCCGAGGAGCTGTCGCGCGGGCTGAACCTCCCCTTTGACCCGGAAGAAGGCGAACTGCTGGTCCGTCTGCGCCCCCAGGAAGGCGGCCCCGGCTGGGAGGTGCTGGCGCGGATCACCCCCCGGCCCCTCTCGGCGCGGGCGTGGCGGGTCTGCAACCGGGGCGGCGGCCTGAACGCGACCATTGCTTTCGCCCTGCACCGCCTCGCCGGGGTGCGCGAGGAGGACCGCATCTTCAACCCGATGGCGGGCAGCGGCACCCTCCTCGTGGAACGCGCCCTGCTGGGACCGTCGGCGGCGATGGTGGGTGTGGACCTCGACCCAGAAGCCGTCGCCTGCGCCCGCGCCAACCTTCAGGCCGCCGGGCGGGAGGTGGAGGTGGCGGCGGTGGACGCCCTGGCGACGGGCCTGCCCCCCCGCTCCTTTGACCTGATCGTCTGCGACCTGCCCTGGGGCGACGCGATCGGCTCGCACCGGGCCAACGCCGCGCTGTACCCCGCCTTCCTGACCGAGATGCACCGCCTGCTGTCGCGCCACGGCCGCCTCGCGGTGGTCACCCACGAGATCCGGCTCTTTGAAGGGTTGCTGCGCGATCAGGACCGCTGGCACGTCCGCGAACTGTTTCAGGTGTACAGCGGCGGGCACCACCCCAAGGGGTATCTGCTCAGCAAGCGGTAA